One Setaria viridis chromosome 3, Setaria_viridis_v4.0, whole genome shotgun sequence DNA window includes the following coding sequences:
- the LOC117850042 gene encoding stem 28 kDa glycoprotein, translating into MATATARLVLLVALVAGSSCSAWAAVQAAADERQKEADVAAPVIHALRPMVGSAGDLGRRGGVPCDSWRLAVEAYNKRDWRTVPVDCEGYVGHYMLGGHYRQDSGVVVDEAVAYAEGLKLGGKGKEVWVFDTDETTLSNLPYYATDGFGTKPYNATSFNEYVMEGSAPVLPETQRLYNKLISLGIKPVFVTGRTEDQRAITAANLRREGYSGWMKLMLKPVGYNGTAIGFKSGERQKLQDAGYVIVGNIGDQWSDILGAPEGARTFKLPDPLYYIG; encoded by the exons atggcgacggcgacggccaggCTCGTCCTCCTCGTGGCCCTCGTGGCCGGCAGCTCCTGCAGCGCATGGGCGGCCGTCCAGGCGGCCGCGGATGAGCGCCAGAAGGAGGCAGACGTGGCGGCGCCGGTGATCCACGCGCTGCGCCCGATGGTGGGCTCCGCCGGGGAcctcggccggcgcggcggcgtgccgtGCGACAGCTGGCGGCTGGCCGTGGAGGCGTACAACAAGCGCGACTGGCGGACGGTGCCGGTCGACTGCGAGGGCTACGTCGGCCACTACATGCTCGGCGGGCACTACCGCCAGGActccggcgtcgtcgtcgacgaggcCGTCGCGTACGCCGAGGGGCTCAAGCTCGGCGGCAAGGGCAAGGAGGTGTGGGTGTTCGACACCGACGAGACCACGCTCTCCAACCTCCCCTACTACGCCACGGATGGCTTCGG CACGAAGCCGTACAACGCGACGAGCTTCAACGAGTACGTCATGGAGGGGAGCGCGCCGGTGCTGCCGGAGACGCAGCGGCTGTACAATAAGCTCATCTCGCTCGGCATCAAGCCGGTGTTCGTGACCGGCCGCACCGAGGACCAGAGGGCCATCACCGCCGCCAACCTCCGCCGCGAGGGCTACTCCGGCTGGATGAAGCTCATGCTCAAGCCCGTCGGGTACAATGGCACCGCCATCGGCTTCAAGTCCGGCGAGCGCCAGAAGCTCCAGGACGCCGGCTACGTCATCGTCGGCAACATCGGCGACCAGTGGAGCGACATCCTCGGAGCGCCGGAGGGGGCGCGCACCTTCAAGCTGCCGGACCCGCTCTACTACATTGGCTAA